A single genomic interval of uncultured Desulfobacter sp. harbors:
- a CDS encoding (Fe-S)-binding protein, whose product MSMIIAPADYLLFGFFPTVIFSFLLPVIGVGLFTYIIARRIAPLVRANPDYRFDNIPERIKNLIVVWLGQIRQPRYMLAGVLHIIIFAGFLILSIRSTSLVIIGLSDGFVFPGLGGSLGAVYNVMKDYAATAVLVACIIAAYRRGIKKPARYAVPEKYGHDHTAEAVFVLGIIATLMISESMFEASAVAYNYQTLGEAHFPAIFSLAWFFSKILGFVSLESLQGLHIIMYYVHDVTFFFFLCFLPLGKHFHVITSIFNVFFMRVKKGNIKPVKYGVSDEELDDLESFGVKKLEDFTWKHMLDFYSCADCGRCSDQCPANAAGRPLSPRFITIKARDLMFKNYPIKSGVMYKSDKLLVEDIYTEDEIWSCTTCGACEQECPLGIEYIDKMVDLRRGMVDEGMVPQSLQKPLKALEKRGNPYGKMEKKRADWAKEKTFAETHTVKDLGKDAADTLYFVDSITSYDDNMQEIARRTSIILEKAGVDFGILGKGEKDSGNEVLRFGEEMLYQELKAQNTEAILESGVKQIVTADPHALNALKNDYTGLPPVKHISQIVAEKINSGVLTMTPCKNPDKVYVYHDPCYLGRHNSIYESPRQALDAIAGLTRVELEKSRDRSFCCGGGGLMLFYEPEEETRMGVIRVNMAAEAGANVIVTACPFCLVNIQDAIKVAGKEGEMEALDFTQLIEEHL is encoded by the coding sequence ATGTCTATGATTATTGCTCCGGCAGACTATCTGTTGTTCGGTTTTTTTCCAACAGTGATTTTTTCATTTCTTCTGCCGGTAATCGGTGTAGGGCTTTTTACCTACATTATAGCACGAAGAATCGCGCCTTTGGTCCGGGCCAATCCAGACTATCGTTTTGACAATATTCCGGAACGGATTAAAAATCTGATCGTTGTCTGGTTAGGACAGATCCGCCAGCCCAGATACATGCTGGCAGGTGTGCTGCACATCATTATATTTGCAGGCTTTTTAATCCTTTCCATCCGTTCCACCAGCCTTGTTATTATCGGCCTGTCTGACGGCTTTGTGTTTCCCGGATTAGGCGGCAGCCTTGGCGCTGTTTATAATGTCATGAAAGATTATGCAGCTACCGCCGTTCTTGTGGCCTGTATCATTGCCGCCTACCGCCGGGGCATCAAAAAGCCTGCCCGCTACGCAGTGCCTGAAAAATATGGCCATGACCATACGGCAGAAGCGGTTTTTGTCCTGGGCATCATCGCCACCCTGATGATTTCAGAAAGCATGTTTGAAGCGTCTGCCGTCGCCTACAACTATCAGACCCTTGGTGAAGCCCATTTTCCGGCAATTTTTTCCCTGGCCTGGTTTTTTTCAAAGATACTTGGGTTTGTATCCTTAGAATCCCTCCAGGGCCTGCATATCATTATGTATTATGTGCATGATGTCACCTTTTTCTTCTTTCTGTGCTTTTTGCCCCTGGGTAAACATTTCCACGTCATTACCTCTATTTTCAACGTCTTTTTCATGCGGGTGAAAAAAGGCAATATCAAGCCGGTTAAATACGGTGTTTCCGACGAGGAACTCGATGATCTGGAATCATTCGGCGTTAAAAAACTTGAGGATTTTACCTGGAAGCACATGCTTGATTTCTACTCCTGTGCGGACTGCGGCCGCTGTTCCGACCAGTGTCCTGCCAATGCAGCAGGCCGTCCTTTGTCCCCGCGGTTCATCACCATAAAGGCCCGGGATCTTATGTTTAAGAACTATCCCATCAAGTCCGGCGTGATGTATAAATCCGACAAGCTGTTGGTGGAGGACATTTATACAGAGGATGAAATCTGGTCCTGTACCACCTGCGGGGCCTGTGAACAGGAATGTCCCCTGGGGATCGAATATATTGACAAGATGGTTGACCTGCGTCGTGGCATGGTGGATGAGGGCATGGTGCCCCAGTCCCTGCAAAAACCCCTTAAAGCCCTTGAAAAACGCGGCAATCCCTATGGTAAAATGGAGAAGAAACGTGCCGACTGGGCCAAGGAAAAAACCTTTGCCGAAACCCATACGGTTAAGGATCTGGGTAAAGACGCTGCCGATACCCTGTACTTTGTTGACAGTATCACCTCCTATGACGATAATATGCAGGAAATTGCCCGCAGGACATCCATTATCCTTGAAAAGGCCGGCGTGGACTTCGGCATCCTGGGTAAAGGTGAAAAAGACAGCGGCAACGAGGTACTCCGGTTTGGTGAAGAGATGCTTTACCAGGAGCTCAAAGCCCAGAATACCGAAGCCATTCTTGAATCCGGTGTCAAACAGATTGTCACGGCCGATCCCCATGCCCTGAATGCGTTGAAAAACGACTACACAGGCCTGCCTCCTGTCAAACACATCAGTCAAATTGTGGCTGAAAAGATTAATTCCGGTGTTCTGACCATGACACCATGTAAAAATCCGGATAAAGTATATGTGTACCATGATCCCTGTTATCTTGGCCGCCACAACAGTATTTATGAATCCCCGAGGCAGGCGCTGGATGCCATTGCCGGCCTGACCCGGGTGGAATTGGAAAAAAGCCGTGACCGGTCCTTCTGTTGCGGCGGCGGTGGTTTGATGCTGTTTTATGAACCTGAAGAAGAGACCCGCATGGGGGTTATCCGGGTAAATATGGCAGCAGAAGCCGGGGCCAACGTTATTGTCACGGCCTGTCCTTTCTGTCTGGTGAATATTCAGGATGCCATTAAGGTGGCCGGAAAAGAAGGCGAGATGGAAGCCCTTGATTTTACGCAACTCATTGAGGAACATTTGTAA
- a CDS encoding electron transfer flavoprotein subunit beta/FixA family protein has product MEILVCVKRVPDTAENEFELNSEGNDLDRDDLVYSVNEWDNYAVEEAIQIVDNLGGSITVVTVGDDEAEEVLRREMAMGANNGVLLSDDAFEGSDGRGIAAILKAEVEKGNYDLILTGAQADEGAGQVGGMLAAMLDYPYASLVNKIEPADGKIKVGREIEGGNQEMNEIELPCVLSIQTGINEPRYVGIRGIRKVASVEIPVKGAGDLGVDAGSVGEAGAKTKRVDYFVPDLGDGAEMLEGSTDEIIEKLIEKLKAKGGL; this is encoded by the coding sequence ATGGAAATTTTGGTGTGCGTCAAACGCGTTCCAGATACTGCTGAGAACGAATTTGAACTTAATTCCGAAGGAAATGATCTGGATCGTGATGATCTGGTTTATTCCGTGAACGAGTGGGACAACTATGCCGTTGAAGAGGCCATCCAGATCGTGGATAACTTGGGCGGCAGCATAACGGTTGTAACTGTGGGTGATGACGAGGCTGAAGAAGTCCTCAGGCGTGAAATGGCCATGGGCGCCAATAACGGCGTTCTTCTTTCCGATGACGCCTTCGAAGGATCTGACGGTCGAGGTATTGCCGCCATTCTCAAAGCTGAAGTCGAAAAAGGCAATTATGACCTGATTCTTACCGGTGCGCAGGCCGATGAAGGCGCGGGGCAGGTTGGCGGCATGCTTGCAGCGATGCTGGATTATCCCTATGCGTCGCTGGTGAACAAGATTGAACCTGCGGATGGAAAAATTAAAGTGGGCCGGGAAATTGAAGGCGGCAACCAGGAGATGAACGAAATTGAGCTGCCCTGCGTGCTTTCCATTCAGACCGGTATCAACGAACCCCGCTATGTCGGTATCCGCGGTATCCGTAAGGTGGCCAGCGTTGAAATCCCTGTAAAGGGCGCCGGTGACCTTGGTGTGGATGCAGGCAGCGTAGGCGAGGCTGGCGCAAAGACCAAACGCGTGGATTATTTTGTACCCGATCTGGGCGATGGTGCTGAAATGCTCGAAGGCTCCACCGATGAAATTATTGAAAAACTGATTGAGAAGCTGAAAGCCAAAGGAGGTCTTTGA
- a CDS encoding methyltransferase domain-containing protein, which produces MKKWLIEELICPQCLDSEIVLDPDIHTETDDEIIEGRLVCPQCRQAYEIHEGIAVVVPEQTLPIIQDATGYNSFSMLSSYLWSHYSEFFNGPDATDAYQKWARTFSAQRSGWALDIGCSVGRLTFEMTRTHDRAVGLDTSISFVRAARELATRKRLEFDLIMEGQITEKRSCDLDPAFGFDQAEFIVADAMALPFRSRRFATVSSVNILEKVPDPLLHLAEANRVMDEKEAEFLFSDPFSWDENVNSPELWLGGTNEGAFKGFGMDNICKLLQDPESVFSPGFTIQDKGQVLWKIRKTRNLWEHITSQFVVAERKII; this is translated from the coding sequence ATGAAAAAATGGCTGATTGAAGAGCTGATTTGTCCGCAATGTCTGGACAGTGAAATTGTACTTGATCCTGATATCCACACGGAGACGGATGATGAAATCATTGAGGGGCGCCTGGTTTGTCCCCAATGCAGGCAGGCGTATGAAATCCATGAGGGGATTGCCGTGGTTGTCCCTGAACAGACCCTTCCCATTATTCAGGATGCAACGGGGTATAACTCTTTTTCCATGCTCTCATCCTATTTGTGGAGCCATTATTCAGAATTTTTTAACGGCCCGGATGCCACGGACGCCTATCAAAAATGGGCCCGGACGTTTAGCGCCCAACGTTCCGGCTGGGCCCTTGATATCGGGTGTTCCGTGGGGCGTCTGACTTTTGAGATGACCAGAACTCACGATCGGGCTGTGGGCCTTGATACCTCCATCTCCTTTGTCCGTGCTGCCCGGGAACTTGCCACCCGGAAACGGTTGGAGTTTGATCTGATCATGGAGGGGCAGATCACGGAAAAACGGTCCTGTGACCTGGATCCCGCCTTTGGTTTTGACCAGGCTGAGTTTATTGTTGCCGATGCCATGGCATTGCCTTTCCGCTCCCGGCGTTTTGCCACGGTCAGTTCCGTGAACATCCTTGAAAAGGTACCGGACCCATTGTTGCATCTGGCCGAAGCGAACCGGGTTATGGATGAAAAAGAGGCTGAATTCCTTTTTTCCGACCCTTTTTCCTGGGATGAAAACGTCAACAGCCCGGAGCTCTGGCTTGGGGGCACCAACGAAGGAGCTTTCAAAGGGTTTGGTATGGATAATATCTGCAAACTGCTCCAGGACCCGGAATCTGTATTCTCTCCGGGCTTTACGATCCAGGATAAGGGGCAGGTGCTGTGGAAAATCAGGAAAACCCGAAATCTGTGGGAGCATATTACCTCCCAGTTCGTTGTCGCTGAACGAAAAATAATATAG
- the flgM gene encoding flagellar biosynthesis anti-sigma factor FlgM: MKINSTQQYINQSYAAGNANATANTSVDQAKQSEEPLSDSINLSSTTRDLQKISAASADEPKDRAQKVEALKQQVQSNQYTVNAEQVAEKMIGSIMNGVG, from the coding sequence ATGAAAATTAATTCCACACAGCAGTATATCAATCAAAGTTACGCTGCCGGTAATGCCAACGCCACCGCCAACACGTCGGTGGATCAGGCCAAACAATCTGAAGAACCCCTTTCTGACAGCATTAATTTATCCTCCACCACCAGGGATCTTCAGAAAATTTCTGCCGCATCTGCCGATGAGCCCAAGGACAGAGCCCAGAAAGTTGAAGCACTTAAACAACAGGTTCAATCCAATCAGTACACCGTGAACGCCGAGCAGGTAGCGGAAAAAATGATCGGCTCCATTATGAACGGCGTGGGCTGA
- a CDS encoding DVU0524 family FlgM-associated protein has translation MQIPSYQIQNVLKVYSRQFSQGKLLGKNKFSDANKVSADSVSISSEGKRQAIIDKVASNIVDKIINEGPNEKDKFQITDQIEKELGKKIDFTKGRNQFTYTSVDENNNKVVQNLSVEDSKFIVERMTELARQVADSNMESQEGV, from the coding sequence ATGCAGATACCTTCATACCAAATACAAAATGTATTGAAAGTTTATTCAAGACAATTCAGCCAGGGTAAATTGCTGGGTAAAAATAAATTCAGCGACGCCAACAAGGTTTCTGCAGACAGTGTCAGCATCTCATCGGAAGGCAAGCGCCAGGCTATTATAGATAAGGTTGCAAGCAACATTGTTGATAAGATTATCAACGAAGGCCCCAATGAAAAAGATAAGTTCCAGATCACTGATCAGATTGAAAAAGAGCTGGGAAAAAAAATTGATTTTACCAAAGGCAGAAATCAATTCACTTATACTTCGGTTGACGAAAACAATAATAAGGTTGTCCAGAACTTATCCGTGGAAGATTCCAAATTCATTGTAGAACGGATGACGGAACTGGCGCGCCAGGTGGCTGATTCAAATATGGAATCCCAGGAGGGTGTTTAA
- a CDS encoding TetR/AcrR family transcriptional regulator — MEKSKSEKYHKILNSAGAVFAEHGFYKATISQIAARAGVADGTLYLYFKNKDDILYQYLSFKIGLVFEKMNAAVAKGTDAESKLRNMIRCHLEEFQRDQNMAIVFQSEVRYLRDIKSQVKDISKTYFDLLSDIIEQGQIEGSMRQDLFVGLVKRFILGAVEGVITTWVNAHCRYDLGTMADPLVDLYMAGVREV; from the coding sequence TTGGAAAAAAGTAAGTCCGAGAAGTATCATAAAATATTAAACAGTGCCGGAGCAGTGTTTGCGGAGCATGGGTTTTATAAAGCCACCATTTCACAGATTGCTGCCAGGGCAGGGGTGGCGGATGGTACTTTATATCTTTATTTCAAGAACAAGGACGATATCCTTTATCAGTACCTGAGCTTTAAAATAGGTTTGGTGTTTGAAAAAATGAATGCTGCCGTGGCCAAAGGCACAGATGCGGAAAGCAAACTGAGAAATATGATCCGCTGTCATCTTGAGGAGTTTCAAAGAGACCAAAACATGGCAATTGTTTTTCAATCAGAGGTGAGATACCTTCGGGATATTAAGTCTCAGGTCAAGGATATCTCAAAGACGTACTTTGATCTTTTATCCGATATTATAGAGCAGGGTCAGATTGAGGGCTCCATGCGTCAGGACCTCTTTGTAGGGCTTGTGAAACGGTTTATCCTCGGGGCTGTGGAGGGTGTGATTACCACCTGGGTTAATGCCCATTGTCGCTACGATCTTGGGACCATGGCAGATCCCCTGGTGGACCTTTATATGGCGGGTGTCCGGGAAGTATAA
- the thyA gene encoding thymidylate synthase has translation MDAYSNIVRKVLNQGQVKENRTGVNTIAIAGAMFEHDMAQGFPLLTTKYVPFSLVAGELEFFIKGITDKNWLRDRNNHIWDEWCSPAKVAYGHDDKTRKRMMEERELGPIYGFQWRHFGGGYQAWDKAPVPSGVDQLNNLVNTLKTNPDDRRMIVSAWNPIDLGQMALPPCHYGFQVTVINGRLNLLWNQRSVDTALGLPFNIASYGLLLTLLALESGFKPGTLVGFLGDTHIYENHVQGLTQQLERKPFALPDIETTSFSSIFDWQYKDTVLTDYQHHPAIRFEIAV, from the coding sequence ATGGACGCCTATTCAAATATTGTCAGAAAAGTACTTAACCAGGGCCAGGTCAAGGAGAACCGGACCGGAGTGAACACAATTGCCATTGCCGGTGCCATGTTTGAACATGACATGGCCCAGGGGTTTCCTTTGCTGACCACCAAATATGTGCCCTTTTCCCTTGTGGCCGGGGAACTGGAATTTTTCATCAAAGGTATCACCGATAAAAACTGGCTGCGGGACAGAAACAACCATATCTGGGATGAATGGTGCTCACCGGCGAAGGTCGCCTACGGGCATGATGATAAAACCAGGAAAAGGATGATGGAAGAACGGGAACTTGGCCCCATTTACGGGTTCCAGTGGCGGCATTTTGGCGGTGGATATCAGGCCTGGGACAAGGCACCGGTCCCATCCGGGGTGGATCAGCTTAACAACCTGGTGAATACCCTGAAAACCAATCCCGATGACCGGCGGATGATCGTATCTGCCTGGAATCCCATAGATCTGGGTCAAATGGCCCTGCCGCCCTGCCACTACGGTTTTCAGGTTACAGTCATCAATGGACGGCTTAATCTGCTCTGGAATCAGAGGTCCGTGGATACAGCCCTGGGGCTGCCTTTCAACATTGCAAGCTATGGACTTCTTTTAACGCTTCTGGCCTTGGAATCAGGTTTTAAACCAGGTACCCTTGTGGGCTTTCTGGGGGACACCCATATTTATGAAAACCACGTGCAGGGGCTGACGCAACAACTTGAAAGAAAACCCTTTGCCCTGCCTGATATAGAAACCACTTCTTTTAGCTCTATTTTTGACTGGCAGTACAAGGACACGGTTTTAACCGACTACCAGCATCACCCGGCCATCCGGTTTGAGATTGCTGTTTAA
- a CDS encoding class II fructose-bisphosphate aldolase translates to MAHSQSEEYRKLLDYGRPPNVKKCFPNSKALIVSGKYIDRALLAKGSAMTIAANGRNAFVIKGTLAAAQRANAAVIIEIARSEGGTGAYCATSFWNIARQTDAYMNEMGITIPVAIHADHFGIKKPEDVEPAKTEIRSLFDAGITSIAIDASHMPDDQNLLANIELNPYVPEWAGLETEVGEIKGELGLSTPDEALFLIQGLNAHSIFPDWIALNNGTTHGIEQTDSGINVDLTSSIHDALAPYGISGAQHGTSGNNSDRLRRIAKNTKTTKANVATALQMISWGVKVNDYGNAIMDESGSFIKESGKGVSRITWEKMCAFAATNDWQKGNFKKLNLPFENILTAQDASVRERMVKGVENFIFTLLTDVFNATDTADLVKKQIIETQSHMPGFKAEKIEQKNEWTREKILEKASRITVNKGPEGDFDD, encoded by the coding sequence ATGGCCCATTCACAATCCGAAGAATACCGCAAGTTGCTTGATTACGGCAGACCCCCCAATGTGAAAAAGTGCTTCCCTAACTCAAAGGCATTAATTGTCAGCGGGAAATATATTGACCGCGCCCTGCTGGCCAAAGGCAGCGCCATGACCATTGCGGCTAATGGTAGAAACGCCTTTGTCATCAAAGGGACCCTTGCCGCTGCCCAGCGCGCCAATGCTGCCGTTATTATCGAAATTGCGCGCTCCGAGGGCGGCACCGGGGCGTATTGTGCCACCAGCTTTTGGAACATTGCAAGACAGACCGATGCATATATGAATGAAATGGGGATAACGATTCCCGTAGCCATACATGCAGACCATTTCGGAATTAAAAAACCCGAAGATGTTGAACCGGCAAAAACCGAAATCAGGTCTTTATTTGATGCCGGCATTACCTCTATTGCCATTGACGCATCCCACATGCCGGATGACCAGAACCTTTTAGCCAATATTGAATTAAATCCGTACGTACCTGAGTGGGCAGGCCTTGAAACCGAAGTTGGTGAAATAAAAGGAGAACTGGGCCTTTCAACGCCTGATGAAGCGCTGTTTCTTATCCAGGGACTCAATGCCCACAGCATTTTTCCGGACTGGATCGCCTTGAACAACGGCACCACCCACGGCATTGAACAAACCGATTCAGGCATCAATGTCGATTTGACTTCCAGCATACATGACGCCCTGGCCCCTTACGGAATTTCCGGTGCCCAACACGGAACATCGGGAAACAATTCCGACCGGTTGCGCCGGATTGCCAAAAACACAAAAACCACAAAAGCCAATGTTGCCACGGCACTTCAGATGATATCCTGGGGGGTGAAGGTTAATGACTATGGCAATGCCATCATGGATGAGTCAGGCAGCTTCATTAAAGAGAGCGGCAAAGGCGTCTCCCGGATCACCTGGGAAAAAATGTGCGCTTTTGCAGCGACCAATGACTGGCAAAAAGGAAATTTCAAAAAACTGAACCTTCCTTTTGAAAATATTCTGACAGCCCAGGATGCGTCTGTTCGGGAACGAATGGTTAAAGGCGTTGAAAATTTTATATTTACACTGCTCACCGACGTTTTCAACGCCACAGATACAGCGGACCTGGTAAAAAAGCAAATTATAGAAACCCAGTCACACATGCCTGGCTTCAAGGCGGAAAAAATTGAACAAAAAAATGAATGGACCCGGGAAAAAATTCTTGAGAAGGCCTCCCGGATTACTGTAAATAAAGGTCCTGAAGGGGATTTTGATGATTAA
- a CDS encoding electron transfer flavoprotein subunit alpha/FixB family protein, with translation MTQIFAYVPFKNGVAEDVALEFPDAAKKIDAGASLTAVVTGSGADLDNVANELTKIYSEVIKLDNEALAYPNAEVVRKALINIIPADAIVLVPHDTFGMDLAPGLSIKLDSAYAADVVDFEGMDGATLKLIRQELGGAVFTHVTCDAAAGAVITIRPGAFAPTDGGASGTVVDKSGDAGDLSAKRTFLEVVEAEVGDVDITKSDVLVSIGRGIEDEDNIEIAQELADAMGAVVACSRPIVDAKWLEKSRQVGTSGQTVKPKVYMAMGISGSFQHMGGIKGNPFIVAVNKNPKAPIFQVADVGIVEDILDFMPELQEAIEDL, from the coding sequence ATGACACAGATTTTTGCATATGTTCCATTTAAAAACGGGGTGGCCGAAGATGTGGCACTTGAATTCCCGGATGCTGCAAAAAAGATTGATGCCGGTGCATCTCTTACTGCTGTCGTTACCGGTTCCGGCGCTGATCTGGACAACGTGGCCAACGAGCTGACCAAAATTTATTCTGAAGTCATTAAACTTGACAATGAGGCCCTGGCTTATCCCAATGCCGAGGTTGTGAGAAAAGCCCTGATTAATATCATTCCTGCCGACGCCATTGTGCTGGTACCCCATGATACTTTTGGCATGGACCTGGCCCCTGGCCTGTCCATTAAACTGGATTCAGCCTATGCGGCTGACGTTGTGGACTTTGAAGGCATGGACGGTGCTACCCTTAAACTTATCCGTCAGGAACTGGGCGGGGCTGTTTTCACCCATGTGACCTGCGATGCCGCTGCAGGTGCAGTCATCACCATTCGTCCGGGCGCATTTGCTCCGACTGACGGTGGTGCTTCCGGTACCGTGGTTGACAAATCCGGTGATGCCGGTGACCTTTCCGCCAAAAGGACCTTCCTGGAAGTGGTTGAAGCGGAAGTCGGCGATGTTGATATCACTAAATCCGACGTTCTGGTTTCTATTGGCCGTGGTATTGAAGATGAAGACAATATAGAAATTGCCCAGGAACTGGCCGACGCCATGGGTGCCGTGGTTGCCTGCTCTCGTCCCATTGTTGACGCCAAGTGGCTTGAAAAATCCCGCCAGGTGGGTACCTCCGGTCAGACCGTTAAACCCAAAGTTTACATGGCCATGGGCATTTCCGGCTCCTTCCAGCACATGGGCGGCATCAAGGGCAACCCCTTTATCGTTGCTGTGAACAAGAATCCCAAAGCACCGATTTTCCAGGTTGCTGATGTGGGTATCGTGGAAGATATCCTTGATTTCATGCCTGAACTCCAGGAAGCTATTGAAGATCTTTGA
- the mazG gene encoding nucleoside triphosphate pyrophosphohydrolase, which translates to METIIPLLEIIRRLRGRNGCAWDRKQTPSTMWKCLAEELYELEDAIVKDDEDNIVEELGDVLFQILFIMEIYADSGRFSFDRVVKTVAEKMIRRHPHVYGESRISSEDELNKQWDAIKAGEKVDSGTPERRSALDNVPGGMPGLLRALKVSKSAVKAGFEWENLGQVLDTAVSEIHEFEAALSMDQDDAMLEFGDILFSLVNVARFAGFHPETALYRSTSKFEERFRIMEADIDKQGLDLKQMRPEEKEKHWQAAKQACTQKKT; encoded by the coding sequence GTGGAAACAATAATTCCCCTGCTTGAGATTATCCGAAGACTTCGGGGGCGGAACGGATGTGCCTGGGACAGGAAACAAACCCCGTCTACCATGTGGAAGTGCCTGGCCGAAGAATTATATGAACTGGAAGACGCCATTGTCAAAGATGATGAGGATAATATTGTAGAGGAGCTTGGAGACGTTCTTTTCCAAATTCTTTTTATTATGGAAATTTATGCCGATTCCGGTAGATTTTCCTTTGACCGAGTGGTTAAGACCGTGGCTGAAAAAATGATTCGTCGCCATCCCCATGTTTACGGTGAGAGCCGTATTTCATCCGAAGATGAGTTGAATAAACAATGGGATGCGATTAAAGCAGGGGAGAAGGTCGATTCCGGCACACCCGAAAGACGCTCCGCCCTTGACAATGTGCCTGGTGGAATGCCGGGACTGCTGCGAGCCTTGAAAGTTTCAAAATCTGCGGTTAAAGCCGGATTTGAGTGGGAAAACCTGGGACAGGTGCTGGATACGGCAGTGTCGGAAATACATGAATTTGAGGCTGCGCTTTCCATGGACCAGGATGATGCCATGCTTGAATTTGGTGATATCCTTTTTTCCCTTGTGAATGTTGCAAGATTTGCCGGCTTCCATCCTGAAACAGCACTTTACCGGTCTACTTCAAAATTTGAGGAACGATTTAGAATTATGGAAGCCGACATTGACAAACAAGGCCTTGATTTAAAGCAGATGCGTCCCGAAGAAAAGGAGAAGCATTGGCAGGCCGCCAAGCAGGCGTGTACACAAAAAAAGACCTGA